Within Dreissena polymorpha isolate Duluth1 chromosome 13, UMN_Dpol_1.0, whole genome shotgun sequence, the genomic segment GGCAGTACCGTGTGCGATTTCTGGATTTCAATAGACGTCTTGTGTTGCACGGCTTCCATTTTACACTTGGTCGCTATCTCGTTGGACCGATTCTGGGGTGTGTCAAATATAGACTATATACGTCGAAGGTCGGCGAAACAAATCCTTAAAATGGTCGCGGTTGTATGGTTTGTCGCATTCACAATTTCTATACCGCCACTATTCGGCTGGAAAGAGAAATCAAATAACCCGGAGATAAACGGAGTTTGCGTTATAAGCCAGAATCTAGTGTATACTGTGTTTTCCACAGTAGGCGCCTTTTACTGTCCGGTGGTTATGATGGTGTTTTTAAATTTCAAGATTTATGTAGTAGCTCGGACGCGTATACGCAAAAAGAACTTTGTAAAAAGCAAACCGATACCAAGTCACGTGACTAACGCCGATATGAAGACATACGCACGGACGTCGTCTTGTAGTGACGACGAAGGATACACAATGTGCAATGGATCAATGGCGGTGACCACAGCCTTAAACGAGGAGATGCAATACTCAGACAGCAATACCTTGACTGATAAAAATGAAGGAAACTATCCCGGGTACTTGACGGTCCCTAACAAACTATGGGTCCCGCGGTCAAATGGACTTATCGAACCCAATGATATAAGCTGCACAACACATTTGACAGAATTACAAGACACGGAATTCAATGGATCTCATTCGCCTGTGTCAGAACAGGTTCCACATTGCAATAGAAAAATGCAATTTAACGGAAACAAaacaaatgataataataatcacAGACTGGATTTATTCCGGCTGAAGAAGAAACACCGAGAAGCGGACCGGAAACGGAAGGATAAACTCGAAATGAAGCGTGAACGCAAAGCCGCAAAAGTGCTCGGCATAATTACCGGTGCATTTATAGCTTGCTGGTTGCCGTTCTTTGTGCTTGCCGTGCTAGCCCCATTTTGTGGCGAGCGATGTAATATTCCTACAGTGGTGTTCAGTTTGTTTTTG encodes:
- the LOC127855607 gene encoding 5-hydroxytryptamine receptor 1D-like, coding for MDNASNWNTEAESYSTSGLDVIFTMDMDNSSHAPTTLNTSMYSLYNGMYNNSFGVNMMNYTRGNNSIQNTSFASQDGFQHIPKFDFPVMILICVILAVMILATIIGNVFVIAAIILERSLQGVSNYLILSLAVTDLLVAVSVMPLSLVNEISVHWYLGSTVCDFWISIDVLCCTASILHLVAISLDRFWGVSNIDYIRRRSAKQILKMVAVVWFVAFTISIPPLFGWKEKSNNPEINGVCVISQNLVYTVFSTVGAFYCPVVMMVFLNFKIYVVARTRIRKKNFVKSKPIPSHVTNADMKTYARTSSCSDDEGYTMCNGSMAVTTALNEEMQYSDSNTLTDKNEGNYPGYLTVPNKLWVPRSNGLIEPNDISCTTHLTELQDTEFNGSHSPVSEQVPHCNRKMQFNGNKTNDNNNHRLDLFRLKKKHREADRKRKDKLEMKRERKAAKVLGIITGAFIACWLPFFVLAVLAPFCGERCNIPTVVFSLFLWLGYFNSTLNPILYTIFNPSFRKAFQKIIYGKYRVVG